In Primulina eburnea isolate SZY01 chromosome 14, ASM2296580v1, whole genome shotgun sequence, the following proteins share a genomic window:
- the LOC140812572 gene encoding uncharacterized protein: MENHNLILKISRLFSSSFSSCHLRTLPDVADCSVSIPKTSDSSVSKISHDENDHSSFLKKHKNPGKFNGILVSKHGSSDAEGRKCPPVTPVSMTASLKESKRFQEWKKINLCNLQQSSSSNSGWFSSGEEKFPETDALFSLSSCSGDSIRRKAFRGTRWEEMKSIDELGERSFRSSLSSSNRVVGGVITHSAPLPAPPKTTKTRRKPGRKTTVKKTHQPETELGFGHTMSTHLYYDEDYVSSGRRKTTKPRRKTAQSSKNPPSMIEESLAVEKKSRDPRGDFRASMVDMILEKQLFGAEDLEKLLSCFLNLNAVRYHGIIFEVFSEICEALFTY, encoded by the coding sequence ATGGAAAATCAtaatttgatcctcaaaatttctcgtttgttttcttcttctttttcttcttgcCACTTGAGAACactgccagatgttgcagattgcTCTGTTTCCATCCCCAAAACTAGCGATAGTAGTGTGAGTAAAATTTCTCATGATGAAAATGACCACTCTTCTTTCttgaaaaaacacaaaaatcCTGGGAAATTTAACGGGATCTTGGTTTCAAAGCATGGTTCTTCCGATGCGGAAGGAAGGAAATGTCCTCCGGTTACGCCTGTTTCAATGACGGCGTCTCTGAAAGAATCTAAAAGGTTTCAAGAATGGAAGAAGATTAATCTTTGTAACCTGCAGCAGAGCTCTTCGTCTAATAGTGGGTGGTTTAGCAGCGGCGAAGAAAAGTTCCCGGAAACAGATGCTTTGTTCAGCTTGTCTTCTTGTTCCGGCGACTCTATTCGTCGGAAAGCTTTCCGGGGAACAAGGTGGGAGGAGATGAAAAGCATCGATGAACTGGGAGAACGCAGCTTCCGATCTTCACTGTCCTCGTCTAATAGAGTCGTCGGTGGAGTTATTACCCACAGTGCGCCGCTGCCTGCGCCACCAAAAACCACTAAAACTCGCCGGAAACCAGGAAGAAAGACCACAGTGAAAAAAACCCACCAGCCAGAAACTGAACTGGGATTTGGTCACACAATGTCAACCCATCTCTACTACGACGAAGATTATGTTTCTTCTGGTCGCCGTAAAACGACCAAGCCTCGCCGGAAAACTGCCCAGTCGAGTAAAAACCCACCTTCGATGATCGAGGAGAGTCTGGCGGTAGAGAAGAAGTCGAGAGATCCCCGTGGAGATTTCAGGGCATCAATGGTGGATATGATATTGGAGAAACAATTGTTTGGAGCCGAAGATTTGGA